A segment of the Bacteroidota bacterium genome:
TAAATGATTTTGATGTGATGGAACAATCGCTCGAAGTGAGAAAAAATGTCGGTTATCTTCCCGAACATAATCCGCTTTACCCGGATATGTACGTGAAAGAATATCTCGCGTTCATTGGCGGATTGCACCATTTATCGAATATCAATGCCCGTATCAAAGAGATGATCGACATCACAGGATTGGAAGTGGAACAACACAAACGCATTGGCGCATTGTCAAAAGGATATCGTCAGCGCGTGGGACTTGCGCAGGCGCTCATACACGATCCGAAAGTTCTTATTCTCGATGAACCTACAACAGGACTCGATCCGAATCAGCTTACGGAAATCCGGGAACTCATCCGCAACATTGGCAAAGAAAAAACGGTGATGCTTTCGACGCACATTATGCAGGAAGTGGAAATTTTATGCAACCGCGTTATCATCATCAACAAAGGAAGAATTGTTACCGACCAGGAAACAGAAACACTTCAGCAGGTGGAAGAGAACCGCATGGTGATCCATGTGGAATTTGATAAACCGGTCGCTCTGCATTTACTCAGTAAAATTTCCGGTGTGGAGAATGCGAAAAATGTGAAGGATAATTCATGGCAAATCATCACCAAGCCCGATAAAGATATTCGCCCCGAACTTTTTAAATTCGCTGTGGAAAACGGACTTTCTATTCTTGAAATGAATCGCGAAGAACGGAAACTGGAAGATGTGTTCAAGGAACTTACGAAGTGATTTGAAAATTAATAATGTGCTGATGAATGAATGTGTGGATGTGAGAATTCAAAGTTGAACTTTCAGAATTTATTCCAGACAATATTCATTTCTCAAATATCTCTGAATTTGTGAACTACTTTCAGCCGTTTTTTTCCATCACTTGTTTTATACATCACTTTTTCTTCTTCACATGCAGGTGATAAACGCGCGCTCAGAAAAAATCCAAGAAAAGTTACCAGTCCCGCAAAGGAAGCCGCAATAATAAATGGCACCGGATTTATAGGATGTTGATTCATTGCTACGACCATCACCGCTATCACTCCGATAAAACCACACGCACCGATGATGCTTACCCACACGTAAAGATTGACCCTGTAACTGAGAACGACAGCTAATCCGAATCCGGTCCAGAGAATTCCACCGATACTGAAACTCAGAAAAGATAATATTGCCCCGGTTCCGAGAATGACAGCGAGAATAATATTCAGCCAGCCCCATTTTTTTCTTGCGGCAATGGATGGTGTTGCCTGCAAAACAGAAACGATGGTTTTACTTTCTTTACACTGATCGACGACGTAATTATAGATCTCCTGTTTTGATATGCCTTCTTTTATTTTCTGAGTTGCGTAAGCCCTGATTTGTGATTCATTTATCATAGGAAAGTTTTTTGAGGTGAACTGTTTTACTGCATAAGCCGATACAGTTCCTAAAGCTACAGGAATTCGAAGATTTGATCCCGATAACTATCGGGATCAAATCTTTAAAAACCGTACTTTAGCGGACTCAAATTCAAAACCATTTTTCATGTCCTATCTCTTCACTTCCGAATCAGTTTCCGAAGGCCATCCCGACAAAGTTGCGGATCAGATCTCCGATGCACTCATTGACAATTTTATTGCTTACGATCCTACTTCCAAAGTGGCGTGCGAAACTTTAGTCACTACCGGGCAGGTTGTTCTTGCCGGCGAAGTGAAATCGCGTGCGTATCTCGACGTGCAGGAAATTGCGCGCGAAGTGATCCGCAAGATCGGTTACACCAAAGCGGAATATATGTTCGAAGCAAATTCATGCGGGGTTTTTTCTGCGATCCATGAGCAGTCATCTGATATCAACCAGGGCGTGGAAAGAAAAAATCCGGAAGAGCAGGGCGCCGGCGACCAGGGAATGATGTTCGGCTATGCCAATCGCGATACTGATAATTATATGCCGCTTCCATTGGAACTTTCACATCTTCTCCTCGAAGAACTGGCAGAGATACGTCGAGAAGGAAAAGTGATGAAATATCTTCGCCCCGATTCCAAAAGCCAGGTAACGATTGAATACAATGATCATCACCAGCCGATCGCCATTGACACGATTGTGATTTCAACACAGCACGACGATTTTGGTTCTGAAAAAGCCAT
Coding sequences within it:
- the gldA gene encoding gliding motility-associated ABC transporter ATP-binding subunit GldA; amino-acid sequence: MSIKVEFISKVYGEQRALDNVSFEVKSGEIVGFLGPNGAGKSTMMKILTCFIPSTAGQAWVNDFDVMEQSLEVRKNVGYLPEHNPLYPDMYVKEYLAFIGGLHHLSNINARIKEMIDITGLEVEQHKRIGALSKGYRQRVGLAQALIHDPKVLILDEPTTGLDPNQLTEIRELIRNIGKEKTVMLSTHIMQEVEILCNRVIIINKGRIVTDQETETLQQVEENRMVIHVEFDKPVALHLLSKISGVENAKNVKDNSWQIITKPDKDIRPELFKFAVENGLSILEMNREERKLEDVFKELTK